Proteins from a single region of Bos javanicus breed banteng chromosome 7, ARS-OSU_banteng_1.0, whole genome shotgun sequence:
- the SOX30 gene encoding transcription factor SOX-30 isoform X3: MERARPEQPPQQRQLPRATPPRPLRPAPPPLPVEGASFRAAATEPSPSPPTPCAASIATVASSCGEPSASGVQPAARRLLQVKPEQVLLLPPGPPLPQAREESAATFPAQARLLQLRPELLLLPPPPPASEGIPCRPELHPLQPRALHVKAEKQEPGPGLDLLAGPRRAVEACPKTSRTVKAEGSGPLNRRRGEEKKGKSEAGEIVSYAAKGEEGKSLAVLREGVIKTEAPERLREDCRLSTEPASNGLAHGNKDVILTQPSSAFGPHQQDLRIPLTLHTVPPGARIQFQGPPPSELIRLTKVPLTPVPIKMQSLLEPSVKIETKDVPLTVLPSDAGIPDTPFSKDRNGHVKRPMNAFMVWARIHRPALAKANPAANNAEISVQLGLEWNKLSEEQKKPYYDEAQKIKEKHREEFPGWVYQPRPGKRKRFPLSVSSVFSGTTQNIISTNPTIYPYRSPTYSVVIPSLQNAITHPVGESPPTIQLPTPAVQRPSPITLFQPSVSSTAQVAVQAPSLPLRPALPPQRFAGPSQADTHQLHSGVNRSVKRPTPVSLESTNRIPTSASPAHSRFATSTIQPPKEYPSVSTCPRSTPISQAPPIPHSHIYQPSPLGHPAALFGTPPRFSFHHPYFLPGPHYFPSRGHFTSED, from the exons ATGGAGAGAGCCCGGCCGGAGCAGCCGCCTCAGCAGCGCCAACTGCCGCGGGCTACCCCGCCGCGCCCGCTGCGCCCTGCTCCGCCCCCGCTGCCCGTCGAGGGCGCCTCCTTCCGGGCAGCGGCCACTGAGCCCTCTCCGTCGCCGCCCACCCCGTGCGCGGCCTCCATTGCGACCGTCGCCTCGTCTTGTGGGGAACCCTCTGCGTCGGGCGTCCAGCCAGCGGCACGACGGCTGCTGCAGGTGAAACCGGAGCAGGTGTTATTGCTGCCACCCGGGCCACCACTGCCTCAGGCCCGGGAGGAAAGCGCCGCCACCTTTCCCGCGCAGGCGCGGCTGCTGCAGCTGAGGCCCGAGCTGCtcctgctgccgccgccgccccccgcaTCTGAGGGCATCCCCTGCAGGCCTGAGTTGCACCCGTTGCAGCCCCGAGCGCTGCACGTTAAGGCGGAGAAGCAGGAGCCGGGACCCGGCTTGGATCTGTTGGCTGGGCCTCGGAGGGCCGTCGAGGCGTGCCCTAAAACCTCCAGGACGGTGAAGGCAGAAGGCTCTGGGCCCCTCAACCGCCGCCgaggggaggagaagaagggcaAGTCGGAGGCGGGGGAGATCGTAAGCTACGCAGCAAAAGGCGAAGAAGGCAAAAGCCTGGCAGTCCTCAGAGAAGGAGTCATCAAAACGGAGGCGCCTGAGAGACTTCGAGAGGACTGCAGGCTCAGTACAGAGCCCGCGTCCAATGGCCTGGCCCATGGCAACAAGGATGTCATCCTGACCCAGCCGTCCAGTGCCTTTGGGCCACATCAGCAAGACCTCAGGATCCCTTTAACTCTTCACACCGTACCCCCTGGGGCCCGGATCCAGTTTCAGGGACCTCCACCTTCAGAGCTGATACGATTGACCAAGGTCCCGTTGACACCAGTGCCTATTAAAATGCAGTCCTTACTGGAGCCTTCTGTAAAAATTGAAACCAAAGATGTCCCGCTCACGGTGCTTCCCTCAGATGCAG GAATACCAGATACTCCCTTcagtaaggacagaaatggtcatGTGAAGCGACCCATGAATGCATTTATGGTTTGGGCAAGGATCCACCGGCCAGCACTAGCCAAAGCTAACCCAGCAGCCAACAATGCAGAAATCAGTGTCCAGCTCGGGTTAGAGTGGAACAAACTTAGTGAAGAACAAAAGAAACCCTATTATGATGAAGCacaaaagattaaagaaaagcaCAGAGAGGAATTTCCTG GTTGGGTTTATCAACCTCGTCCAGGGAAGCGAAAACGCTTCCCTCTAAGCGTTTCTAGTGTATTTTCTGGTACCACACAGAATATCATCTCTACAAATCCAACAATTTATCCTTATCGCTCACCTACCTACTCTGTGGTAATTCCCAGCCTACAGAACGCCATCACTCATCCAGTTG gtGAATCTCCACCGACCATCCAGCTGCCCACACCTGCAGTCCAGCGTCCAAGCCCCATCACacttttccagcccagcgtctccAGTACTGCCCAGGTGGCTGTCCAGGCTCCAAGTCTGCCCCTCCGTCCAGCACTCCCACCCCAGCGCTTTGCTGGGCCCTCCCAAGCGGACACTCATCAGCTGCATTCTGGAGTCAATCGCTCTGTGAAGAGACCCACtcctgtttctctggagagcACCAACAGGATTCCGACTAGTGCAAGTCCTGCCCATTCCAGATTTGCAACCTCAACCATCCAACCTCCCAAGGAGTATCCCAGCGTTTCCACTTGTCCCAGAAGTACTCCAATTTCCCAGGCTCCTCCTATTCCACACTCACACATCTACCAGCCCTCTCCCCTTGGCCATCCAGCTGCATTGTTTGGGACACCACCAAGATTCTCTTTTCATCACCCTTACTTCCTACCTGGACCTCACTACTTCCCATCAAG
- the SOX30 gene encoding transcription factor SOX-30 isoform X4, which yields MERARPEQPPQQRQLPRATPPRPLRPAPPPLPVEGASFRAAATEPSPSPPTPCAASIATVASSCGEPSASGVQPAARRLLQVKPEQVLLLPPGPPLPQAREESAATFPAQARLLQLRPELLLLPPPPPASEGIPCRPELHPLQPRALHVKAEKQEPGPGLDLLAGPRRAVEACPKTSRTVKAEGSGPLNRRRGEEKKGKSEAGEIVSYAAKGEEGKSLAVLREGVIKTEAPERLREDCRLSTEPASNGLAHGNKDVILTQPSSAFGPHQQDLRIPLTLHTVPPGARIQFQGPPPSELIRLTKVPLTPVPIKMQSLLEPSVKIETKDVPLTVLPSDAGIPDTPFSKDRNGHVKRPMNAFMVWARIHRPALAKANPAANNAEISVQLGLEWNKLSEEQKKPYYDEAQKIKEKHREEFPGWVYQPRPGKRKRFPLSVSSVFSGTTQNIISTNPTIYPYRSPTYSVVIPSLQNAITHPVGESPPTIQLPTPAVQRPSPITLFQPSVSSTAQVAVQAPSLPLRPALPPQRFAGPSQADTHQLHSGVNRSVKRPTPVSLESTNRIPTSASPAHSRFATSTIQPPKEYPSVSTCPRSTPISQAPPIPHSHIYQPSPLGHPAALFGTPPRFSFHHPYFLPGPHYFPSSSKVQ from the exons ATGGAGAGAGCCCGGCCGGAGCAGCCGCCTCAGCAGCGCCAACTGCCGCGGGCTACCCCGCCGCGCCCGCTGCGCCCTGCTCCGCCCCCGCTGCCCGTCGAGGGCGCCTCCTTCCGGGCAGCGGCCACTGAGCCCTCTCCGTCGCCGCCCACCCCGTGCGCGGCCTCCATTGCGACCGTCGCCTCGTCTTGTGGGGAACCCTCTGCGTCGGGCGTCCAGCCAGCGGCACGACGGCTGCTGCAGGTGAAACCGGAGCAGGTGTTATTGCTGCCACCCGGGCCACCACTGCCTCAGGCCCGGGAGGAAAGCGCCGCCACCTTTCCCGCGCAGGCGCGGCTGCTGCAGCTGAGGCCCGAGCTGCtcctgctgccgccgccgccccccgcaTCTGAGGGCATCCCCTGCAGGCCTGAGTTGCACCCGTTGCAGCCCCGAGCGCTGCACGTTAAGGCGGAGAAGCAGGAGCCGGGACCCGGCTTGGATCTGTTGGCTGGGCCTCGGAGGGCCGTCGAGGCGTGCCCTAAAACCTCCAGGACGGTGAAGGCAGAAGGCTCTGGGCCCCTCAACCGCCGCCgaggggaggagaagaagggcaAGTCGGAGGCGGGGGAGATCGTAAGCTACGCAGCAAAAGGCGAAGAAGGCAAAAGCCTGGCAGTCCTCAGAGAAGGAGTCATCAAAACGGAGGCGCCTGAGAGACTTCGAGAGGACTGCAGGCTCAGTACAGAGCCCGCGTCCAATGGCCTGGCCCATGGCAACAAGGATGTCATCCTGACCCAGCCGTCCAGTGCCTTTGGGCCACATCAGCAAGACCTCAGGATCCCTTTAACTCTTCACACCGTACCCCCTGGGGCCCGGATCCAGTTTCAGGGACCTCCACCTTCAGAGCTGATACGATTGACCAAGGTCCCGTTGACACCAGTGCCTATTAAAATGCAGTCCTTACTGGAGCCTTCTGTAAAAATTGAAACCAAAGATGTCCCGCTCACGGTGCTTCCCTCAGATGCAG GAATACCAGATACTCCCTTcagtaaggacagaaatggtcatGTGAAGCGACCCATGAATGCATTTATGGTTTGGGCAAGGATCCACCGGCCAGCACTAGCCAAAGCTAACCCAGCAGCCAACAATGCAGAAATCAGTGTCCAGCTCGGGTTAGAGTGGAACAAACTTAGTGAAGAACAAAAGAAACCCTATTATGATGAAGCacaaaagattaaagaaaagcaCAGAGAGGAATTTCCTG GTTGGGTTTATCAACCTCGTCCAGGGAAGCGAAAACGCTTCCCTCTAAGCGTTTCTAGTGTATTTTCTGGTACCACACAGAATATCATCTCTACAAATCCAACAATTTATCCTTATCGCTCACCTACCTACTCTGTGGTAATTCCCAGCCTACAGAACGCCATCACTCATCCAGTTG gtGAATCTCCACCGACCATCCAGCTGCCCACACCTGCAGTCCAGCGTCCAAGCCCCATCACacttttccagcccagcgtctccAGTACTGCCCAGGTGGCTGTCCAGGCTCCAAGTCTGCCCCTCCGTCCAGCACTCCCACCCCAGCGCTTTGCTGGGCCCTCCCAAGCGGACACTCATCAGCTGCATTCTGGAGTCAATCGCTCTGTGAAGAGACCCACtcctgtttctctggagagcACCAACAGGATTCCGACTAGTGCAAGTCCTGCCCATTCCAGATTTGCAACCTCAACCATCCAACCTCCCAAGGAGTATCCCAGCGTTTCCACTTGTCCCAGAAGTACTCCAATTTCCCAGGCTCCTCCTATTCCACACTCACACATCTACCAGCCCTCTCCCCTTGGCCATCCAGCTGCATTGTTTGGGACACCACCAAGATTCTCTTTTCATCACCCTTACTTCCTACCTGGACCTCACTACTTCCCATCAAG
- the SOX30 gene encoding transcription factor SOX-30 isoform X6 yields MERARPEQPPQQRQLPRATPPRPLRPAPPPLPVEGASFRAAATEPSPSPPTPCAASIATVASSCGEPSASGVQPAARRLLQVKPEQVLLLPPGPPLPQAREESAATFPAQARLLQLRPELLLLPPPPPASEGIPCRPELHPLQPRALHVKAEKQEPGPGLDLLAGPRRAVEACPKTSRTVKAEGSGPLNRRRGEEKKGKSEAGEIVSYAAKGEEGKSLAVLREGVIKTEAPERLREDCRLSTEPASNGLAHGNKDVILTQPSSAFGPHQQDLRIPLTLHTVPPGARIQFQGPPPSELIRLTKVPLTPVPIKMQSLLEPSVKIETKDVPLTVLPSDAGIPDTPFSKDRNGHVKRPMNAFMVWARIHRPALAKANPAANNAEISVQLGLEWNKLSEEQKKPYYDEAQKIKEKHREEFPGWVYQPRPGKRKRFPLSVSSVFSGTTQNIISTNPTIYPYRSPTYSVVIPSLQNAITHPVARALIVGRPLAMEIFQVQCQNALVIMKTGTKNMRLCFQL; encoded by the exons ATGGAGAGAGCCCGGCCGGAGCAGCCGCCTCAGCAGCGCCAACTGCCGCGGGCTACCCCGCCGCGCCCGCTGCGCCCTGCTCCGCCCCCGCTGCCCGTCGAGGGCGCCTCCTTCCGGGCAGCGGCCACTGAGCCCTCTCCGTCGCCGCCCACCCCGTGCGCGGCCTCCATTGCGACCGTCGCCTCGTCTTGTGGGGAACCCTCTGCGTCGGGCGTCCAGCCAGCGGCACGACGGCTGCTGCAGGTGAAACCGGAGCAGGTGTTATTGCTGCCACCCGGGCCACCACTGCCTCAGGCCCGGGAGGAAAGCGCCGCCACCTTTCCCGCGCAGGCGCGGCTGCTGCAGCTGAGGCCCGAGCTGCtcctgctgccgccgccgccccccgcaTCTGAGGGCATCCCCTGCAGGCCTGAGTTGCACCCGTTGCAGCCCCGAGCGCTGCACGTTAAGGCGGAGAAGCAGGAGCCGGGACCCGGCTTGGATCTGTTGGCTGGGCCTCGGAGGGCCGTCGAGGCGTGCCCTAAAACCTCCAGGACGGTGAAGGCAGAAGGCTCTGGGCCCCTCAACCGCCGCCgaggggaggagaagaagggcaAGTCGGAGGCGGGGGAGATCGTAAGCTACGCAGCAAAAGGCGAAGAAGGCAAAAGCCTGGCAGTCCTCAGAGAAGGAGTCATCAAAACGGAGGCGCCTGAGAGACTTCGAGAGGACTGCAGGCTCAGTACAGAGCCCGCGTCCAATGGCCTGGCCCATGGCAACAAGGATGTCATCCTGACCCAGCCGTCCAGTGCCTTTGGGCCACATCAGCAAGACCTCAGGATCCCTTTAACTCTTCACACCGTACCCCCTGGGGCCCGGATCCAGTTTCAGGGACCTCCACCTTCAGAGCTGATACGATTGACCAAGGTCCCGTTGACACCAGTGCCTATTAAAATGCAGTCCTTACTGGAGCCTTCTGTAAAAATTGAAACCAAAGATGTCCCGCTCACGGTGCTTCCCTCAGATGCAG GAATACCAGATACTCCCTTcagtaaggacagaaatggtcatGTGAAGCGACCCATGAATGCATTTATGGTTTGGGCAAGGATCCACCGGCCAGCACTAGCCAAAGCTAACCCAGCAGCCAACAATGCAGAAATCAGTGTCCAGCTCGGGTTAGAGTGGAACAAACTTAGTGAAGAACAAAAGAAACCCTATTATGATGAAGCacaaaagattaaagaaaagcaCAGAGAGGAATTTCCTG GTTGGGTTTATCAACCTCGTCCAGGGAAGCGAAAACGCTTCCCTCTAAGCGTTTCTAGTGTATTTTCTGGTACCACACAGAATATCATCTCTACAAATCCAACAATTTATCCTTATCGCTCACCTACCTACTCTGTGGTAATTCCCAGCCTACAGAACGCCATCACTCATCCAGTTG
- the SOX30 gene encoding transcription factor SOX-30 isoform X2, whose amino-acid sequence MERARPEQPPQQRQLPRATPPRPLRPAPPPLPVEGASFRAAATEPSPSPPTPCAASIATVASSCGEPSASGVQPAARRLLQVKPEQVLLLPPGPPLPQAREESAATFPAQARLLQLRPELLLLPPPPPASEGIPCRPELHPLQPRALHVKAEKQEPGPGLDLLAGPRRAVEACPKTSRTVKAEGSGPLNRRRGEEKKGKSEAGEIVSYAAKGEEGKSLAVLREGVIKTEAPERLREDCRLSTEPASNGLAHGNKDVILTQPSSAFGPHQQDLRIPLTLHTVPPGARIQFQGPPPSELIRLTKVPLTPVPIKMQSLLEPSVKIETKDVPLTVLPSDAGIPDTPFSKDRNGHVKRPMNAFMVWARIHRPALAKANPAANNAEISVQLGLEWNKLSEEQKKPYYDEAQKIKEKHREEFPGWVYQPRPGKRKRFPLSVSSVFSGTTQNIISTNPTIYPYRSPTYSVVIPSLQNAITHPVGESPPTIQLPTPAVQRPSPITLFQPSVSSTAQVAVQAPSLPLRPALPPQRFAGPSQADTHQLHSGVNRSVKRPTPVSLESTNRIPTSASPAHSRFATSTIQPPKEYPSVSTCPRSTPISQAPPIPHSHIYQPSPLGHPAALFGTPPRFSFHHPYFLPGPHYFPSSCLLLSPINSSRQGL is encoded by the exons ATGGAGAGAGCCCGGCCGGAGCAGCCGCCTCAGCAGCGCCAACTGCCGCGGGCTACCCCGCCGCGCCCGCTGCGCCCTGCTCCGCCCCCGCTGCCCGTCGAGGGCGCCTCCTTCCGGGCAGCGGCCACTGAGCCCTCTCCGTCGCCGCCCACCCCGTGCGCGGCCTCCATTGCGACCGTCGCCTCGTCTTGTGGGGAACCCTCTGCGTCGGGCGTCCAGCCAGCGGCACGACGGCTGCTGCAGGTGAAACCGGAGCAGGTGTTATTGCTGCCACCCGGGCCACCACTGCCTCAGGCCCGGGAGGAAAGCGCCGCCACCTTTCCCGCGCAGGCGCGGCTGCTGCAGCTGAGGCCCGAGCTGCtcctgctgccgccgccgccccccgcaTCTGAGGGCATCCCCTGCAGGCCTGAGTTGCACCCGTTGCAGCCCCGAGCGCTGCACGTTAAGGCGGAGAAGCAGGAGCCGGGACCCGGCTTGGATCTGTTGGCTGGGCCTCGGAGGGCCGTCGAGGCGTGCCCTAAAACCTCCAGGACGGTGAAGGCAGAAGGCTCTGGGCCCCTCAACCGCCGCCgaggggaggagaagaagggcaAGTCGGAGGCGGGGGAGATCGTAAGCTACGCAGCAAAAGGCGAAGAAGGCAAAAGCCTGGCAGTCCTCAGAGAAGGAGTCATCAAAACGGAGGCGCCTGAGAGACTTCGAGAGGACTGCAGGCTCAGTACAGAGCCCGCGTCCAATGGCCTGGCCCATGGCAACAAGGATGTCATCCTGACCCAGCCGTCCAGTGCCTTTGGGCCACATCAGCAAGACCTCAGGATCCCTTTAACTCTTCACACCGTACCCCCTGGGGCCCGGATCCAGTTTCAGGGACCTCCACCTTCAGAGCTGATACGATTGACCAAGGTCCCGTTGACACCAGTGCCTATTAAAATGCAGTCCTTACTGGAGCCTTCTGTAAAAATTGAAACCAAAGATGTCCCGCTCACGGTGCTTCCCTCAGATGCAG GAATACCAGATACTCCCTTcagtaaggacagaaatggtcatGTGAAGCGACCCATGAATGCATTTATGGTTTGGGCAAGGATCCACCGGCCAGCACTAGCCAAAGCTAACCCAGCAGCCAACAATGCAGAAATCAGTGTCCAGCTCGGGTTAGAGTGGAACAAACTTAGTGAAGAACAAAAGAAACCCTATTATGATGAAGCacaaaagattaaagaaaagcaCAGAGAGGAATTTCCTG GTTGGGTTTATCAACCTCGTCCAGGGAAGCGAAAACGCTTCCCTCTAAGCGTTTCTAGTGTATTTTCTGGTACCACACAGAATATCATCTCTACAAATCCAACAATTTATCCTTATCGCTCACCTACCTACTCTGTGGTAATTCCCAGCCTACAGAACGCCATCACTCATCCAGTTG gtGAATCTCCACCGACCATCCAGCTGCCCACACCTGCAGTCCAGCGTCCAAGCCCCATCACacttttccagcccagcgtctccAGTACTGCCCAGGTGGCTGTCCAGGCTCCAAGTCTGCCCCTCCGTCCAGCACTCCCACCCCAGCGCTTTGCTGGGCCCTCCCAAGCGGACACTCATCAGCTGCATTCTGGAGTCAATCGCTCTGTGAAGAGACCCACtcctgtttctctggagagcACCAACAGGATTCCGACTAGTGCAAGTCCTGCCCATTCCAGATTTGCAACCTCAACCATCCAACCTCCCAAGGAGTATCCCAGCGTTTCCACTTGTCCCAGAAGTACTCCAATTTCCCAGGCTCCTCCTATTCCACACTCACACATCTACCAGCCCTCTCCCCTTGGCCATCCAGCTGCATTGTTTGGGACACCACCAAGATTCTCTTTTCATCACCCTTACTTCCTACCTGGACCTCACTACTTCCCATCAAG